One Sandaracinaceae bacterium genomic window, GCTCGTCCGCGTCGTCCTCCTCGCGCGCTCGCTCCGCCTCGCGCAGTCGCGCGAGCTCCGCCTCGAGCTGCTCGCGGGACCACGCTTCGACACCTCCGGACGACACCTCCGCCATGATACTCGTCATTCCACCGTCGTGGGCCCTGGTTCCCGACCGGGACGCGCGGTCGACGTCGCCGGACGCTGCTACGCTGGGGCGTGCGTCACGTGACCGAAGCCCTGCTCGGGCTGCTGGATGAGGGCGGACGTGGCGCGCTGGCCACGGTGGTCCGGTCGAGCGGCTCGACGCCCCAGCAGCCCGGCGCGCGCTTGCTCCTGCTGCCCGGCGGCGAGACGGTCGGCACCATCGGGGGTGGCGCCATCGAGCACCACGTCATGACCGAGCTCGAGGCCTGCCTGCGCGACGGGCGCCCGAGGGTGATCGAGAAGGACCTGGGGCGCGATCTGGGCATGTGCTGCGGCGGACGAATGGAGGTCTTCGTGGAGCCAGTGGAGGGTCGCCCGCGCCTGATCGTGTTCGGCGCCGGGCACGTCGGGAAGGCGGTGTGCGACATCTCGGGGGGCCTCGGCTTCCGGCGGGTCGTCGTCGACGATCGGGAGGAGCTGAACACGGAGGCGCGCTTTCCCGGGTGCGAGCGCGTGATCGCCGAGCCCGCCGAGGCCGCGGGTCAGGTCGCGCCGACCGAGCGGGACTGGCTGCTCGTCGTCACGCACGATCACCGCCTCGACGAGGAGGCCGTCGACGCCTTCGCGCGCCTGCCGCACGCCTACCTCGGCGTCATCGGCAGCCGCCGCAAGATCTATCGCATCCTGCAGCGCATCCAGGCCAGGCGCGGCCTGCCGTCGCTCGAGCGGCTCTACGCCCCGGTCGGTCTCGACCTGGGCGCGGTGAGCCCGGAGGAGATCGCGGTCAGCATCGCGGCGGAGCTGGTCGCCCTGCGTCACGGTCGGGTCGGTGCCCACATGCGCGCGATGGACGACCCGGCGCTGCAGCGCGTGCTCGGCGGTGAGCTCACTCCGGAGCTGGCTGCGCAGACGGAATAGGCCGCACCGCCTGCCCGCACGCGGGGCAGCGCACGTGGTAGCGCGGCCCGTGCTCCGCCGTGATGGCCGGCGCGCGAAGCTGTGCGCTGCAGCTCGGGCATCGCCCCGGCTCGGTCTCCCCGATCGCTCCGTGCGTCACCCCCTCGAGCCCCATCGCTCCGCAGCCGCTGCACCGCGTGCTGCCGAGCGGCGTCCGGTCGGGCAGCAGGTATCGCGCGCCACAGCGCGCGCAGCCCGCGTCCACCGCCGCGCCCGTCTCCTGCATCCGCGGCGAGAGCTGCACCGCGGCCGCGAGCTGCGAGCGCTCCACCGCCGTGGCCAGCGCGGACGTCCACGCGCTCGCGTGCCGAGCCGGCGGCGCTGCCCGCTCCACGCGCCCGTCCGGGCGTCGGGGTGGCGGCGCGCCAGCGGGCGGTCGAGTGAGCCCGCAGCCGGCTCGATAGATGGGCTCGACGAAGAGCGCGTTCGTGACGGTGCGCCTGACGTCACGGCTGGCGTTCAGCATGTGCCGCGCCGATTCGGTGTACCTGAAACTGCCATGCCGCCACACGGACTCGACCGGATCGGCGCCGAAGATCACCACGACGGGCGTCTGGTCCTCGGTCGCGTCCCGGGCCCTCGCGACGACCTCGTCGGGGCTGGCTGCGCCCTGACTGGACCACACGAGCAGGAGCTCGCCCGCCTCTTCCCAGCCGGCCGCCCGGACGCCCGCGAGCGCCATCTCGGCCCGGAGCACGGTCGACCGGTCGGCGCTCAGGTAGGGGCTCCTCAGCATGCCGATCACGTCCAGCGGGGGCTGGGCGAGCATGCCCTCGAACAGCTGGGTCGCGGAGAACTGCCGTGACGAGAGCGCCTCGGCGGCGTGGTCGCCCCACACCACGAACGCACCGACGCCAGGGAGCCTGGCGGCGCTTCGCTCGATCTGCTCGACGATTCGAGCCGCGTCTGCCTCGGCGCGCGCCTTGACGAAGAACGGCAGCCGGAGGGCCGGGTTCGTGTCTGGCGGAAGCGGGATCGGCCAGATCCGGGCGTGATATCGGCTTGCCTGCACGATCGACAGCAGCCGCTCGACCACTTCTCTTCCGGCACTGCGACGTCTCCAGGACCAGGGAGCTCGACGCGGCTCGTAAAGCAGCGTGCCCGCCGCCACGGTGTCCAGGCCAGACAGCTCGTCCGGTGGATCGTCTCTTCGTCCGGGCTCGGGACGGGGCGCGGCGAGCCCGGACGCGCGCTCGAAGGCGGGCCGCTCCAGCAGCGCGGTGGCGATCTCCGCGTCGCGCTCGGGTCCCAGCCCCGCGAGCACGTCACGCCCCTGGCCGGTGAAGAGGAAATCGCCGCTGACCGACTCGAAGGGATCTCCGCGCAGCACCACCGCGTGCTCGTGCCCATCCGTGGCGCGCGCGATGGCGTCCAGGAGCGCTGCGGTGTCTGTCCCGCCTGCCGAGTCCGCCCACACGACCAGGCAGCGCTGCGCGCCCGCGGCTCCCTCACCCACCCAGCCCGCAGCTCGCGCGCCCGCCATCGCCATCTCTACCCGAAACCGTGTGGCGCCGTCATTGCGGAGCTCCCCCTGGTCGCGCGCGTGGGCTCGAAGCTGCGTCCCCAGCGCCTCGATTCCGTCCGGCTCAGGCGCGCGCGCGCTGGCGAGGATCCTCTCCTGGCCTTGGTCGTCGTGGAAGCTGACGTGCGCGGCTACGCCGGGCGCGCGACGATCGAGCGCAGCTACGACCTCCCGCGCGCGGGTGCGGTTCGAGCTCCGCACGAAGACGTGCATGGCATAGTCGGACCGCGCCGGCTGGAGTAGGGGGACCGGCCAGATGGACGCGCGGCTCGATCCGCGATGGGCCGTCGCCAGCAGGCGGTGCAACAGGTCCCGGGCTCTCGCGCCGTCGGCCGGCGAGCTCGCCGGGGTGAGGTGCACACCGGCGCCCAGCGGCCGGTCGCGCAGGGTCACGGGGCGCGCCGGCTCCCCGGCTTCGTCCTCGGCGGGCGCGGGCGCAAGGTCGACGGGCGTGACAACCGGCGCGGGCGGCTGCGGCGAGCGCTCGGGCTCGACCGCCAGCGCCTCCCGAAAGGCGTCCTCGATCGCCTCCCGCGCTCGGGCGATCGCGTCGTCGCTCTCGCTCAGCTCGGCCAGCAGCGCCTCGGCGCGGACCAGCCGCTCGACCGCGCGGCCGACGCTCGTGACCTGCTCTTCGGCGAGGCAGCCGGCGGCCTCGTGGGCGAAGGCCGCCGCGCGCGCCTCCGCCCAGCGCTGACTCGCGCCGAGGTGCTCGCCCCGCGCGCGGGCCATCGTCGCGGCGTCGGCGCGGCCCTCCTCGATGACCCATTCGGCGTCGCGCACGATCTCGTCCGCGTCGATCGCCCGGGCGCGCGCGTCGCCGGCCCGCGCGCGGTGCGTCTCCGCGTCGCGCAGCTCCGGCTCCTCGTGCGCGCTCGCCAGCGCGCGCTCGACCCATCGGGCGACGAGCGGTCGGAGATCGCTCTGCACGTCGAAGGTCGCGACCACGGCGCGCTCGGTCGCGCTGAGCTGATCGGCGTCGTCCACCACCCGGCCGCCCAGGCGCACCAGGCAGAGTGGCGCGCTCCGGGCGTGGGCGAGCGCGCCGATCACGTCCTTGGCCGCGTGCAGGCCCGCGCGCCCGACGACCGGGGCTCCGCCGAAGCGCTCGAGCGCGCCCGCCTCGACTCGCCCGCGCGCGAACCACCAGCCGTAGCGCCGCCCCACGCGATCGAGCGTGCAGAGGATCATCCTCGGTGTCAATCTCGGCTACCGACGTGCGCATGGTGATTGCGCCTTCCCTTCGCCCCGTCGATCACTCACGCTGGACAGGTGTTCGCGTGCACGCGGTGTGACGAGCCCGTCTCCAGAGAAGGCGCGCTCTGCGAGGAGTGTCGGCTCGATCTCTACCCGCCCATCTCCGCGCGTGGCGGCAAGTACAGCCCCCTCGCCCTCGGCGCGATAAGCCTCGTCTGCGACCCGCTCCTCATCCCGTCCATCCTCGCCATGCGCCGCGGCGTCTCGGAGCTGCGCGAGGTCGCGCGCCGCGAGAGGGAGGGGCACTGGGGCGACGAGCACCGCGACGTCCGCACGGGCGCGGTCTGGGGCATCGTGCTCGGCGGCGCCCGCCCCGCCCTGGTCGTGTTCTTCGCGATCGCGGTGATGTTCCTCGACGCCTGGACGCCCGAGTACAGCCAGCCGTGGCGGCCCCCCTACAACCCGGGTGTGCGCATCACGTCCGACATCCTCGCCGACGACGAGGCGCGTCGGCGCGGGTTGGAGGAGCTGAGCCACGACAGCACCGCCCTCTCCGGAGCCGAGCGTCGCCGACTCTTGCGATTCGCCATCGAGGGCGACGCGCCGCGGTCGGAGCGGTCCTTCGTGGCAGAGCGCGTGCTCGCTGGCGATCTCGCCCACTTGCTCGAGCCGGAGTCGCTCGGCGGCGTCGGCGCGCTCGACGCGCCCGCCCGGAGCGCGGCGTTCGCCCATCTCGCGAGCCAGATCGCCAGCCACGACGTGGGCGCGCCGCGTGGGGCAGCCGCGCGACGGATCGCGCTCGACCTCATGCGCCGCGAGCAGGACCCCGAGGCCTTCCCGGTTCGGGCGTACGAGGCGCCCGGGGTCGCGGCGTGGGCGTTCGCGACGCTCTCGGCGCTGGAGCCGACGCACCCGCTCGCATCGCGGTCCCTGCTCGTCGGCGCGGCGCTCTGCGTCCCGGCTGGGGGGCCGTCTCCGACCTTCGGGTCGATCCGGGCGCGCGCGCTGGACGCGCTCCGCGGCGGCGAAGAGACGGAGGTGGCCCTCGCCGCGCGCCGTCTGGCGCCTTGCCTCGAAGGAGAGGCGGAGGTGACGGAGGCGCTCGCCAGCTGGACCGCACGCGCCGAAACAAGAGAGGCGACCGACGGGCCATGACGACGCTCGGATACCGCCTGCTCATGGGTTGCTTCGCGCTCCTCGGAGCCGTCGGCGTCTGGCTCGCCGCGCCGCGCGCGCACGAGCTCGGCGTGGTCGCGGAGATGGACTGTCGTGCGTTCCTCGCCGCGCCGAATGAGCGGGAGCAGGTGCGCCTCACCAATTGCCCGGTGGAGGGGCCTCCGCGAGGGGCGTGGGTGGCCATGGAGGGCGCTCTTCTGTGGGTCGAGCCCAGCCTCCTCGGGGAGCCCGGGGGAGACCTCCAAGGCCGGGTCGAGATCCTGCGTGGCTACGAGTCCGTTTCGGCCGCGCGTGAGGACTGGGTGATGCGCGAGCCCCGAGCCTCGGCCGACGCTCGACGGCGCATCTGGGGGCTGCTCATCCTGCTGCCCTCGCTCCTGCTCGCCTTGCTCCTCTTCCGCGCGCAGCGCCGCTGGACGCGCCGGGAGGAAGCGCTCCGGGGAGACGCGGCGCCGCTCACGTTCTGAGCCGCCCGCGTTGCCGTCGACTGGGCCGGCCTTAGATGACGTGGACGTCGTGTCCGCTTCGTTCGCCCGCCGCCTCCTGGACTGGCTCCGCGCTCGAGATCTCGAGCTGATGGGCCTCGGGACGCTCTTCTTCGCCCTCGTGCTCGGGTTCTTCCGCATCGCCGATCGCGTGCAGCGAGGCCCGCTCTCCATCGACGAGCGCATCCTCATGTCGCTCCGCGAGCCCGGAGACCTCGCGGTCGGGATCGGCGGCGAGCACTTCCAGGGCATGGTGCGCGACGTCACGTCCCTCGGCTCGGGCACCCTCACCGTGCTCTTCACCGTCGGGCTGCTCGGCTACCTGCTGCTGACCAAGCGCCCCGCGGCCGCGCTCTACGTGGTCATCGCGGTCATCGGCTGCTGGCTGCTGAACGATCTCCTGAAGGACTACTTCGCGCGCGCGCGCCCGACCATCGTGCCGCACCTGATGGGCGCGAGCGATCCGAGCTTCCCGAGCGGCCACACGATGATCTCCGCGACCTTCTACCCGACCATCGCCGAGCTCTTCGGTCGCCTCATCCAGCGCCGCAGGCTGCGCTTCTATCTGCTCGGCCTCGGCGTGTTCGTCGCGGCCCTCGTCGGCTTCACGCGCATCTACCTCGGCGTGCACTACCCGAGCGACGTGGCGGCCGGGCTCTGCCTCGGCTTCAGCTGGGCGCTGCTGATCGGCATCGTCGGCCGCCTGCTCCAGCGGCGCGGCGTGGTCGAGAGCCGCGCCGAAGGTGAGCCGCTCGAGTCACCCGCCTGATCTCAGCGACAGCCGAGGACGTGGATTCCGCTCGCCGCGTCGATGGCCACCGCGTGATCGCGCCCCGGCAGGCTCCGCACGTCGAGCGCGCCCGGCAGGTCGACCGCGCTCAGCTCCGCTCCGTCGAGGTCGCGGGCGACGACGCGTCCGTCCTCCACGGACAGGAGCGCGTCGCCGCCCGGCGCGAACGCCACCCCGGAGGCCGCCACCTCCGAGAGGACGCGCAGGCCGTCCGCGTCGCGCAGCGCGAGCCCCGCGTCCCCCGCCGCCGCGACCCGCGCGCCGTCCACGGCCAGGGCGCTGAACGCCCCCGGTCGCGTCGTCGTGTCCACCGCCTCGCCCACTCGCCCGATCGCGGCGCTCCCGTCGAGTTGCCCCGCGACCCACGCGCCCTCGAGCGGGTCGATCGCCACCGCGTGCGTCTCGGTGAGCGGAGAGGCCTGCTCGGTCCCGTCGTGGAAGGTCAGCCGATCCGTCAGCGCCACCCAGCGCTCGCCCGCCGCGTCGAGCGCGACCACGGGGCCGTCCAAGGCCGTCTCCGCGCCGGGCTCGAAGTCCGCGGTTCGGTAGCGCACCACGCGGCCCGTCTCGTCGCCGGCCCAGAGGGCACCCGGCGCATAGGCCAGCGCCGTCACCATCGCCGTGCCCTCGCCGAACGCCGCGTCGTAGCCCGGCTCGCCCGGGCGCAGCCCGCCCGCCGCGTCGCCCTCCACCGTCCAGAGCTTGATCGCGCCGTCCGTGGACGAGACCGCTACCTGCCCGTTCGGCGCCCAGTCCAGGGTGCGGAGCTGGCCGTGATCGGTGACGACGTTGTTGTCGATGACGCGCATGACCTCGAGCGCGCCGCCGCTCCGGAGGCAGCTCGCCTCGGGCGGCCCGGCGTCGGTGGCGGCGTCGGCCACCACGGGAAGGCGGCCGGAGTCGGGGCGGAGGACCTCGACGGGGGCGCCGTCGCAGCCGGCGAGGAGGAGCACGAAGCAGCAGAAGCGCATGCTCTCAGCCTGCGCGTCGCCGACCATAATCACCACGATCGGGTATGCATGGCTGTCATAGCTTTGCACTATCAGCGAGCAGAACGAAGAGACGCCGCGCGACCCGGAGGCCGCGCGGCGTTTTTCGAGCGCGAGCGCTGTTCTCAGCGTCGCCGGCGGAAGATCGCGGCCCCTCCGAGGAGGAGCAGGCCGAGCAGCGCGCCGCTCGGTCCACGAGTGCGCGCACCCGCGGCGGAGCAGCTGCAGCCGTCCTCGCCGCCGCCGCTGACGCCGCCGTCGGCGCCCACGCCGCCGTCCTCGGTGACGCTGGCGTCGTCGCCTACGGCGCCGCCGTCGTCCACGCCGCCGTCGGACATGCCGCCATCGTCCACGCCGCCATCGGACATGCCGCCGTCGGGCACGCCCGCGTCGGTCATGACCTCCACGCCGCAGGTCTCGTCGCAGCCGTCGCCCGAGGTGGTGTTGCCGTCGTCGCACTCCTCACCGTCGTCGGCGTCGACGTTGCCGTCGCCGCAGACCGCGCCGGTGAGCGAGAGCTCCATCGTGCAGTCGTCCGCGCACTCCATGCAGGTGGCCATGCCGTAGACGCACTCCGTCTCGCTGACGGTGTTGCCGTCGTCGCAGACCTCGCCGTCGTCGGTGTCGACGTTGCCGTCGCCGCAGACCGGCCCGGTGAGCGCGAGGTCCATGGCGCAGTCGTCACTGCACGTCATGCACGACGCCATGCCGTAAGGGCAGGCGGTCTCGCTGACCGTGTTGCCGTCGTCACAGGTCTCTTCGCCCGCGTCGACGTTGCCGTCGCCGCAGACCGGGCCGGTGAGCGACAGATCCATCGCGCAGTCGGCGCTGCAGGCCATGCAGGAGGCGATGCCGTAGATGCACGCCGTCTCGGTGGTGGTGTTGCCGTCGTCGCACGCCTCGGCGCCCTCGACCATGCCGTCGCCGCAGGTCGACATCGCCGCCGGGACGGACACCGTCACGTCGTCGATGGCGATCTCGTCGCGGCTGCCGCTGCCGCTCACGTCATCGGTCGTGAAGCGCACGATGAGGTTGTCGCCCGCCGCGACCGGCGTCGCCGACAGGTCGATCGTCGCCGAGAGGCTCATGCCCACCCACGCCGGCGCTCCGTCCGCCGCCTCCGGCGTCGTCGCGGAGAGGCTGGGCGCCGCCACCGGGGTCGGCATCGTCTCGCGCTCGACCTCGACGTCCATCGACGAAGCGCGGGCCTGGTCGTTGTAGACGTAGAAGGTGTAGCTCACCTCGATCTGGGTCAGCGGCGCGCCGGTGCCGTTCTGCACCCGCAGCTCGAACGCGCCCGGGGAGGCGTCCCCGCCTGTCGGCTGGAATCCGAGGGTGGGGTTGGGGCCGCCCACGCCGACGTCGAAGGCGTAGGCGCCGCCGGTGCTCGTGCCCCCCGTCGAGGTGCCGCGCGCGTAGTCGCCGGTGGTGAACGAGCCGCCGAAGCTGGTGTCGCCGTCCGTGAGACCGGTCACCCGCCACTCGTCCGAGTCGAGCTGGCCCGGGGCGGGCGTCGCCGTGAAGCCCGCGCCGAGGAAGCCATCGAAGCGCTCCACCACGGGCGCGCCGCTGCTGACCGCCTGCTGCGCGTGCGCGGTGGACGCGGCGCCGAAGGCGAGGAAGGAAGAGAGGATGAGGATGTGTTGCAATCGCATGGCGACGCAGCCTGTAGACGACTTGCGCCGGACGGGCAACGCGATCGGTCCAATCGCGTCACGAAACGCCGCGAGAGGTCTCACGGGAGACACGACAAACCCTTGTGGGCTCCCGGGGCGTGCGCGCTAAGCTGGGCCGAATGCTCACGTTCCGACTCAACGGACGCGAGGTCGACGCGAGCGGCGCCGACCCCAACACCACCCTGCTCGGCTGGCTCCGCGAGCGCGGCCTCACCGGATCCAAGGAGGGCTGCGCCGAAGGCGAGTGCGGCGCCTGCGCGGTGGTCGTCGTCACCGAAGGCCCCGACGGCAAGACCCGCTATCAGCCGGTCAACAGCTGCCTCTACCTGCTCGGCTCCGCCATCGGGCGCGAGATCGTCACCGTCGAGGGCGTCGCCAACGGCGCGCTCCACCCGGTGCAGAAGGCCATGGTGGAGCTCGGCGGCAGCCAGTGCGGCTACTGCACGCCCGGCTTCATCATGAGCCTCTTCGCCGAGTACTACCGCGACGGCCGGGTCGAGGGGGAGCTCGACCCGGAGGCCATCGCCGGCAACCTCTGCCGCTGCACGGGCTACCGCCCCATCCGCGACGCGGGTCGGCGCCTCCCACTCGTCTCCGACGGCGACGGCCACGCCGCGCGCCTGAAGAGCCCCGCGCCCACCGACGCCGACGTCACGCTCACCGCGGGCGAGCGCGTCTATCTCCGCCCCAGCTCGCTGGCCGGCGTGTTCGACGCGCTCGCGCAGCACCCCGGGGCCAAGCTCGTCACGGGCGGCACCGACGCGGTGGTCGAGATGAACCAGCGCCTCACCCGCTACGAGGCCATCGTCTCGCTCGAGGCGGTCGAGGAGCTGCGGGTCTTCGAGGACGCGGA contains:
- a CDS encoding XdhC/CoxI family protein, with amino-acid sequence MTEALLGLLDEGGRGALATVVRSSGSTPQQPGARLLLLPGGETVGTIGGGAIEHHVMTELEACLRDGRPRVIEKDLGRDLGMCCGGRMEVFVEPVEGRPRLIVFGAGHVGKAVCDISGGLGFRRVVVDDREELNTEARFPGCERVIAEPAEAAGQVAPTERDWLLVVTHDHRLDEEAVDAFARLPHAYLGVIGSRRKIYRILQRIQARRGLPSLERLYAPVGLDLGAVSPEEIAVSIAAELVALRHGRVGAHMRAMDDPALQRVLGGELTPELAAQTE
- a CDS encoding phosphatase PAP2 family protein; this translates as MDVVSASFARRLLDWLRARDLELMGLGTLFFALVLGFFRIADRVQRGPLSIDERILMSLREPGDLAVGIGGEHFQGMVRDVTSLGSGTLTVLFTVGLLGYLLLTKRPAAALYVVIAVIGCWLLNDLLKDYFARARPTIVPHLMGASDPSFPSGHTMISATFYPTIAELFGRLIQRRRLRFYLLGLGVFVAALVGFTRIYLGVHYPSDVAAGLCLGFSWALLIGIVGRLLQRRGVVESRAEGEPLESPA
- the xdhA gene encoding xanthine dehydrogenase small subunit — protein: MLTFRLNGREVDASGADPNTTLLGWLRERGLTGSKEGCAEGECGACAVVVVTEGPDGKTRYQPVNSCLYLLGSAIGREIVTVEGVANGALHPVQKAMVELGGSQCGYCTPGFIMSLFAEYYRDGRVEGELDPEAIAGNLCRCTGYRPIRDAGRRLPLVSDGDGHAARLKSPAPTDADVTLTAGERVYLRPSSLAGVFDALAQHPGAKLVTGGTDAVVEMNQRLTRYEAIVSLEAVEELRVFEDADDALILGAAVPLAEIEERLDGALPMLEALLPLFSSRLIRNRATLGGNLATASPIGDSPPVLLALGAEVILASAEGERTVPVSELFTGYRKTALKDGEVIAKVRIPKPFPTIGRFYKVSKRVHDDISTVAAGFAIDLDDAGVVKQARLAYGGVAATPARASDAEKALVGKKWSAEAVADAKTRLARSFTPMTDQRGSADYRAAMVTRLLDKLWAETGASA